The DNA sequence taataaattaatttgattttctATTATAATAGtcaaccagttatttgactagtactgcttactagtgtttagtcccatatcgGTGTTtcaattttcttaaaaatatttatgaatgatccaaccgtacggatgttaaaatccgtatatattagtgatacaacaaaatttttagaaaataataaatatatttggtttggtATTATAACAGTCAACATGTTATTTGACTAATATtgcttactagtgtttagtcccatgtCGATATTTTGATTttcataaaaatatttatgaatggtccaactgtacggatgtcagAACCTGTATATATCAGTGAAAcgataaaattttcagaaaataataaatttatttggtttgctattataacagtcaactagtaatttgacgaGTACTGATTACTAGTGTTTAGCCACATGTcgatgtttcgattattttaaaattttgtatgaatgatccaactgtacatATGTCAACATctgtatatattagtgatacaacaaaattttcagaaaataataaatttacttgGTTTTCTATTATAAAAGTCAACCACTTATTTGACTAGTACTCCTTACCAGTATTTAGTCCCATATCGATGTTtcaattttcttaaaaatatttatgaatgatccaaccgtacggatgtcaaaattcttatatattagtgatacgacaaaattttcagaaaataataaatatatttggtttgctattatAACAGTCAACATGTTATTTGACTAGTACTGGTTACCAGTGTTTAGTCCCATGTCGATGTTTCGATTTTCTTCAAAAATATTTaagaatgatccaaccgtacggatgtcaaaacctgtatatattagtgatacgacaaaatttttagaaaataataaattcGTTTGATTTGCAATTATAACAGTCAAGTtgtagtttgactagtactacttacaagtgtttagtcccatgtcgatgtttcgattttcttaaaaatatttatgaatgatccaaccgtaggGATGTTAAGAGatgtatatattagtgatacaacaaaattttcagaaaataataaatttatttggtttgctattgTTACAGTCAAGCAGTGGTTTGACTAGTACtacttactagtgtttagtcccatgtcgatgtttcgatttttttaaaaatatttatgaatgatccaacagtacgaatgtcaaaacctgtatatattagtgatacaaATTTTTTTTCGAAAAATAATAAATTCGTTTGGTTTGCTGTTATAACAGTCAAGTAGTGGTTTAACTAATACTACTAACCAGTGTTTAGTCCAAGGTCGATGTTTCagttttcttaaaaatatttatgaatgatacAACTGTAAGGATGTTAAGACCTGTATATATTAGTAATAcaacaaaattttcagaaaataataaatttatttggtttgctattatTACAGTCAAGCAATGGTTTGACTAGTATTACTTACCGGTGTTTAGTCCCATGTCGATGTTTCGATTTtcctaaaaatatttatgaatgatccaaccatacataTGTCAAAACATGTATATATTAAGCACGCGacaaaaatttcagaaaaaaagtaaatttatttggtttgctattttaatagtcaagcagTGGCTTGACTCGTAATTTTTTAAATacattaaaaatataattaaattttagaATAATATCAAACACAAAAAATCAGAATTCTCCCAtaatgtatataaatatataaatttttacAATAGATAATACTATTTAAATTTTTAAGTATTTTTTCGTTTACTAAATACAACCACTAGTAATCACTTTAGTTATTTCAACCCATTTCAGTTGAAATACTTTTTTACCATATCAGCAAATTCAAACAAAAAGTGCGGGAAAATTTCCCTCCATTTGGTAAGGCAAAATTCGACTGCtagcggttgaatttaggagcgcTAAATAATTCAGTTAgcgggaaaattccctccatttttatGGAGTAAAATTCAACCGCGGAAAAAATCTGGTCGCATTTATTTCCAAATTCAACGGCgggcggttgtatttagccgtgCCCAATCATATTTTACGTGTTTACAAagattttaattataattttttatacttttgatattttttattttaaaattaatataatttagcaaaaaaaaacaACTGAAATTGGTCAAATTTAGATCGGTTGAATTTATACGGTTGTATTTAGTCTTATATTCTTGTAGTGATAATTTAGACTATATTTATTGCAATTATTCTAATATTCTATAATAACAAACAGAACAACAAACACAACTTGTAATTAAATAAGAAATTAAACTATCATTATATATTGTTacatgatataaaataatattaaaattactatattatatataatacaagcaacaattatttttataaaaataaataaaagaaacaATAAATCATTTATAATCGGGTTAAACTAGtatcattttcttaaaaaaaacACTTGAAATTGTTATGTCTGATTTAAAATATCATGaatatataattttcatttttcttataaaataaagatattatttaaattatatttaggtataaatattaaatatgttttatttcattttgtaaaataaaaaaattacatattaTCTTTTGAAAAATTAAGAGCAAAGAAATTGTTCTATTATAATCTTTAATAACCTGTGTAACAAATAATTAACTAAGAAATTgaactataattatatattcttaaatgatataaaataatgttaaaagtgttatatatataatacaaacaaaaatcattttaataaaaaaaatataattaataattaataatttttttattaatggAGTTAAAAGTAGTCTAAAATTTAAAATAAGAGAATAGGTCGGCCAATCTGACCAGCAGACTCTGGTATTTGTTTCATATTTGTTTCTAACCGCCGACCATTTCAAAAATTTCTGAACTTCTTTTAAAAATTGAGATAAATTAGTTAATAATGTCATTGGGCTTTTTGTGCCTTTTTAATAAACAAAATTATCATAGTCCATAAATTTGATAAGCCCATGGGACTAGGTAGGGTATGGTAGGGTACATATATAAGTGGGGCATAAGGATCTACTTCCGTGTGTGTGCCACCGTCTTCTTTGCTGTTAGAGTGTCTTCATCATTACATACTGTAACTTTAGCCACAGTTTGCTCAGGAGAGAACAACAATAATTTCGGGACAAGAATCGAATACACCAATTTAGATTTTGTTaggtatattttttttttcatttcatGTTTTTTATAATCCGTCTTCTATATTTTTGTATTAATTATGTATTTAATCATTTTGAAATTTAACAATGAATTTCTTTGCGCTAATTTGTTGGAATTTTAATGAGTTTTATCATGATTAATGCTTGTGAAAACAATTTAGTTTAATAGATTGTATTTACAGGTAGCAAATGTGTTACAAACACATGCCCCTTGTAAGAGGATCATTTTATCATCTAAGGATAGATGTGCATCTAATCTATTGAGATTTTAATATATTTCCCTTTGTTGTTTGGGGCTAATATAAAATAGGGGTTGGTAGGGTATCAAAGCCAatctatttaataatataaagaaTGAATGGATGGCATACATTTTTCTTTTTACCTGACCCTACACCTGTGAATGCTCAAACTTATATTTTGTTTTGATGTAGTTTCTTTTCCTGCTTTTTATTTTCATTTCATGAATATCTCATCATCTTGTTCACAGATACATTTAACTTGAAAGAATTTATGATCATCTTAGACCTGAAAACGAAGCAGTGATTGATACCTGTAAGATGGAAGCTTATTTACAGAACACAGGCATACTAAATATATTGGAAAGGGTATTACGGTTTGTTTTATTTTGTAATATGAAGTATTTCCcagttttttttttgtttttaggatttttgtaatacTCAAAAATCTTATTATATAATACAGATGATTGGCGGGAATGTAGACGGCAGATGTATGGCAACTTTTGAGTTGATAAATGAATTAGTTAATGGAGGATCTATATTCGATTATGCCATGCAGAGAAGGCTGGCAAATACTGTCTTCCATAACCTTATGGATGAAGCTGTCGAGGTTTCTAAATTAGCTCTCAAATGGTTTGTACTTCTGTTCTTACACTTTTATCATGTGATAggttttttttaagaaaaatctGGCCTTTAAATTTTCCTTATCATACAAACAAAACCTCTGGTAAATGTTTTTCAAATCCCATTATTCATATGTGTATAATAAACTACAATAATCGAAACGGCccaataaaatatattttagttCAACTATTATTTTGgttataaaaaattaattttacaaCTTATTCTAAATTAATACAACATCTTCCACATATTGTTTTtacttttattataaatttattattattaaatctAGATTAAAGTTATCATATATGTAATTCAAtaaatagaattttaaaaatatttaaatattaactgaaattcTGCATTAATAGTTTATTCTCTACTAAAGCACTATTTGACTTAGTTGTATAGTTCATCATAATTTCCTAATTTTCATATTAAAAATAACCTACTTTCATGATCAATTTAGAGAGAGAATTATATTTTACAACCCTTAAATTACAGTATTTGACTCAATTTTGTATATCTATTTTATAAATTACAGTTCGCATCCCCCTAATTTGAAATCCGTATCAAGATGCACCCTTTCTACCTAATTGTTTAGCCATAATTGTATAATTTGGTATGTATTTTTTATTTGTTGTGTTAGGGCTCGGACCTAATAAGAGGACCAGACCCATAAAGTAAAGGAAGCCCACTTAGGAGTATTATAAATAGGAGAGGGGCTCTTACTTAGAACGGGTTGGCTAGTTAGAATAAGAGTTAAGGTATAGGGTCAACGGTGGCGCTAGAACGAGGGGAGTATCTCAAATAGTGTTAACGGAAGAAGGCAGTCCAAATTTTCAACACCGGAGAGAAATGACGAAGCAGGCGCCTGAGGCTCAAGCACGAGCAACCAAAAAGGGAAAGAGCATCCAGAAGAAAACCGATCTGAAAGCAAAGTCGGTGTTGCAGCCTCAAACATTGTTATTCGAGCAAGAGGACATTATCTCGGTAGAAAGACCAACTCAGTCGGATCCTATCGATTGGAAAAAACAACCGAAAGGCCGTGAGAGGACTCTCATCGAAGCCTCTACCAGATAAAAGGTTTTTTCCAGTGATATGCGCTTACATCTCGATAATAAAGAACGAGAGAAAAGCAAAGGTGGAGAAGATGATGACGTAATAGATCCACGTGAAGAGGACGTAGAGCTAAAATTGCTTTAAAAAGAGTGTAAGTTGACTACTGAGAAATAAGGCATAAAAAAGAAATAATGTGCCTGCATCGTGAGTTCTCTGAGGTCTTGGAAGATTGCAAGTCCCTGGAATTTCAGACTGAGGAGTATGACTTCACATGTTTCCCATCGAAGCAGTCAGCATTCTCTGAATCCGAAGAATCAACATGATCTCTTTACTCAAAAAGGAAGCATGAGAGGGTGAATGATGATGACGCTTCCGAAGAGGATGGGTGTCAACACATGGGTTCGAAACGTCGTGAGACCTCAAAGCTCACGAAGCTTGCAGAAGACCTTTCTCTAATAGAATCTATATTCGAACACAGAGCGGGGGCATCGAAATAGCATCTGAAAGCCCCATCTCAGTTCAAATTGAAAACGCCAAAATTAACAGGGACTTGAAAGTGTCTCCTACTGACTCCTTCGACGGATCTACAGACCCGTCAAATATCATCAACTTATTTGATCGAAGAATGGACTTCTTTGTCCATTCTGAAATAGCGCGTTGTCGGTTCTACTCTACTTGCCTTAAAGGCACAGCTTTAAATTGGTTTTATAATCTCCAACCAAGATTAATTGATTCTTGGCCCATCTTGAAAAGCAATTCAAAACTCGTTTCTCTAGCAACAAGCAGGATGAAAAAGTAAGGCCTCATTAATCACAGTTTATCAACATTCAAATGAAAGCTTAAGGACATATTTGACTCATTTTAGAGCTCACGTTGCTGAGATTATTGACCTCATAGATCCATTGGCTGTCAACTATCACATAGTGAGTATTGATAGGTCACGACATAGTCAACTCCTTGAACAGCTCTTTGAGAAAGAACCTAAGACTTTGCAAACAACCATCAAGATCATTGAGCATAGATTAACCATCCAAGAAGCTGTAGCGAGCATCCAACACTCTCGATCTCCAAAAGTCCAGCATAACAGAAGCCCACAAAGATCTAGGGATTACGAGAAGAGAGAGTATCGAAGCCCTAAGCAATCAGGAAGAGTTCGCAGTTTTAGAACTATACAAACCTCTTTACCACAATGAGCATTTCAAAGGAATCTAGACGCCATTACCCAAGTGTCTGCACATCGTGACAACAAGAGATGAAACCTTGAAACTAAAGAGCTTCAGGAACCCACAAAGCTGAATGCACAGGCCACAATCCTGGCTTTCTTGAAAACAAATCCTTCTTTTAGGCCCCCGAGGCCAATGAACCCGAACAGACCTCCAAGAAGCAAATACTGCGAATATCACGAGGATATGGGCCATGAAATAGAGCGTTGCTACAAACTCACCAATCTTATCAAGGAAAAAATATGTGATGGCAAGTTAGCCCATTATGTGGATAACAGTCAGCCTCGTCGAGCGTTGCATCGTGATCCCGACAGAGTCATCGACGTTATTTCAGGAGGTTATTCAGCTGGTGGATCTTCTAACAATTCAAAGAAGTTGTATGCTAGAGATGTCTACAGGATCGACTCAAAAAGGCCTTGCAGGAACCCGACCCAAGTCATCTCTTTTTCGGACAATGATTACTCCAATGACATCATTGAAGACCACCATGACGCCTTGGTCATAACTACTAAGATTGGAACCAACATTGTGAGAAAGATTTTGGTGGATAATGGTAGCTCTGTGGACATCCTATATTACAATTCTTATTCAAGCATGGATTTGGGAGATAGAAAGCTCGACAAAGCAAAGGGAAACCCTCTCTATGGGTTTACAGGAAACGAGGTTAAACTTGTTGGAGTCATCGACCTCTCGGTGCTTTTTGGGTCCCATCCATGCCAAATTTGGCGAATTGTCAAATTTCATGTTGTCAACTCAAGCTTCAATGCCATTATAGGGCGAACCGCGATAGGTCCTCTCAAAGCAATCATTTCTATTGCCCATCAAAAAACTTCACGAAAAAGCTACTTCGGCAACTCTATACCTAAGAAACGCAGTTCATAAATTCAGAGGTTCACCAGGTCGTGGAGGTCGATCCAAGAAAAATAGTCAAAATATTTATACCAAGATACTGCGAGCCTAACGAGGAGTTAGAGGAAGTGGAACTCTACGAGAACTCTGTAAATAAGAAAGTCCAGATAGAAAAAAAATTCCTCTAGATATCAAGGTACAGTTCATACAAATGCTACGCAGCTTCACGGACATCATCACATGGGATCCGAAAGATATGTCAAGGattccagtagagatatcactCTATAGATTGAATATCTCATTGGAGGCTCGCCCTGTGAAGTAAAAGAAAAGGATCTTCTCCATGGAGAAATAAGATGCCATAAACGTTGAGATCGACTAACTTCTCGCCGCAGGGTTCAGCAAAGAGGTCCTCAGCGGAGAACCAACATTGTGTTTGTTAAATAAAACAATGGCAAATGAAAGATGTGCATCGATTATTCAAACGTAAATAGGGCTTGGGGAAGTCACTCTCCTCATGGACAATAAGTTGCATAGACAAATCTTTAAAGCATTGGGCAAATGCCCTATCCAAACTTGCTACTTCAAACACTAGCTCTTTTATTCACCCCGTGTACGTCAAAATGCTCGTGATATCTTCAATAAGAGAAGTGCCTCCAATTATTCATGTCAGTGATGGATTATTATCTAGAGTTAATCAATTCTGCATTTCTAAAAGTTCATTGTGCAAAATATTAATTAGGATTTTTTATCGTAATGGACTAAGTTGTCATCTTAAGCATGATAAGATGATAATTGCTAAGTATGTAAGAGATGTTTTTGGCCTCAAACTCAAACATGATGCATAAAATTTTTACGGCAACTTCTTTACCTAATTCTGTAACATTTGAGTTTCTTTTAGGATCATCCTAAAAGAAATATGCATTGGATACGTAATATTACCCCAAGGTCAGTTCGTAAGTTTATAGAGAAAAATTTAGCAACACAAGTATGTAAGATTAAGGTGAAGTGAAAAATTCCCCGACTCAGAATGATAAATACAAGAAGTATGCTGATCTGAAGCTACATCAAAAATTATTAATAGAAGGGAACATATGATGATTTTTCAAAGGATTTAGAGGTTTATTTTAGAGATATTCAACAAATTTAAGTCAAGTAAATATAccgaaataaattaattataatgtTTATTTGGTTGATCTTTCTAGtgataaaattgttttgaaaacTTTCAATGTAGAAGAACTAAATGAGTTTCCTGATAACGTTCCTTTATATCAAAATGTTAAATCGAAGTCGAATTTTTCAAAGATGAGAGGAACTGATAGAGAACAAGAGGTATAAGATTTTGAAGAAAAATTTGATAGAAGAAGGCATGAAAATGTAGCAAGAAATTAACAATACCATTATgcttgttggaaaatatgggtattgAGCCCCACATTGTCAAGTCATTTTGAGCCGTTCTTGATTGGGTGTCTCTTGGAGTATGTTCTCCTCCGTGAGAGCTTTCCGAGGCACTTTGAAACACACAAAATGGTTAAGGGATGAATGAGATACGATCATTCAAAGTTGGTCCCTTGAAGGTGGAATTGAAGATGTGAAACTTGTATCCCACATTAAAATGGAAAAGGGATTTCCATTGCTTTATATAGCATAACACTTTAGTAATGTTTAAAAGTGTGAATAAGATGTTCCTCCATCTCCTACGTGCGCGCGTAGGGGGGGTGCAAATTGTGGGATTTTGAGGGGTAATCCGAGGCTTGCGCAGCCTTCGGGCTTGCCCGCGTGTGTGacgtgcggacacgaatgtagcagaaaattggcCTGAATAATCATGGACTAGTTTAATTAAATTAGAGACGTAGTGCACACGTTTCTCTAAGCCTATATATTTTTGCTATAGGGTTTAGGGTTTACTCACTCAATAGACCCAGCCGTCCTTCTAAACACAAACCCTACCTCTCTCTCTCGTTGATAGTTTCGTACTCGTTCAaactcgctgaaggtgctcgttatcagtaacgccgccgctaccttgttttatcctgggaagctatcgactcgcacatacagTGAAAGGCGAAATAGATTTAAGGAGACAttttcaactggactcgaggatcaCCCTTTGTATATATCCtttctttctctgtttgattttgtttactcacgcacacacttatttgatttatatatattaatcgcagattgtattcacaatattaaagttatttattttttatatacatctgtgactgatacatttgtatctgcttgttttgttgagtaacagatcgatggagaaccaaactgtgaacgatcCGATGAACATTAAGGCTGATCCCAACGCccagatcactggatctgatggggttcactaATAGtcgattaaccctaacgcacagATCGTACGATCTAATGGGGGTCAAAcacctgttggacatgtgccttcgggacatgtgcct is a window from the Apium graveolens cultivar Ventura chromosome 1, ASM990537v1, whole genome shotgun sequence genome containing:
- the LOC141707030 gene encoding uncharacterized protein LOC141707030, whose protein sequence is MGHEIERCYKLTNLIKEKICDGKLAHYVDNSQPRRALHRDPDRVIDVISGGYSAGGSSNNSKKLYARDVYRIDSKRPCRNPTQVISFSDNDYSNDIIEDHHDALVITTKIGTNIVRKILVDNGSSVDILYYNSYSSMDLGDRKLDKAKGNPLYGFTGNEVKLVGVIDLSVLFGSHPCQIWRIVKFHVVNSSFNAIIGRTAIGPLKAIISIAHQKTSRKSYFGNSIPKKRSS